In the Candidatus Methylomirabilota bacterium genome, one interval contains:
- a CDS encoding glycosyltransferase: protein MEPSSHPRPMRLSVVMPVYNEALTLPEILDRVQAVSIPKEIVIVDDGSTDGTRDFLRRLESELEDARRGGTVDEKNEIRIFYQEPNQGKGAALRRGFAEASGDIILVQDADLEYDPREYPKLVGPILDGKADAVYGSRFTGSPRRVLFFWHHLANKFLTLCSNAVTNLNLTDMETGYKALRADFVKGLRIRSNRFGVEPELTAKLAKMRARIYEVPISYAGRGYWEGKKIRWTDGVVALWTILKYGIVDDQDNADAGYQTLLRLGRAERYNRWMFRQLAPHLGKRVLEIGSGIGNLTRYLVGREFVLATDLNPRYLRILANTFERHTRVHVLPLDLADFDPAALAAYRLDTIVCLNVLEHIEDDRQALRRLFDILVPGGRLLLLVPAHRRLYGAIDRSIHHYRRYERSELVERLQEAGFRAEDTTFFNRLGVAGWYLNSVLLRRTRVPGFQLRVQNFLVPFLRAEAALRLPFGLSLIAVGRKPS from the coding sequence GTGGAACCGAGCTCGCACCCGCGCCCGATGCGGCTCAGCGTGGTCATGCCCGTCTACAACGAGGCGCTCACGCTGCCGGAGATCCTGGATCGTGTCCAGGCCGTCTCGATCCCCAAGGAGATCGTGATCGTGGACGACGGCTCCACGGACGGGACCCGGGACTTCCTGCGCCGGCTCGAGTCGGAGCTCGAGGACGCCCGGCGGGGCGGCACCGTCGACGAGAAGAACGAGATCCGCATCTTCTATCAGGAGCCCAACCAGGGCAAGGGCGCCGCGCTCCGGCGGGGCTTCGCGGAGGCGAGCGGCGACATCATCCTGGTCCAGGACGCCGACCTCGAGTACGATCCGCGGGAGTACCCGAAGCTCGTCGGGCCCATCCTGGACGGGAAAGCCGACGCGGTCTACGGGTCCCGGTTCACCGGCTCCCCGCGCCGAGTCCTCTTCTTCTGGCACCATTTGGCCAACAAGTTCCTGACCCTGTGCTCGAATGCCGTCACCAACCTGAACCTCACCGACATGGAGACGGGGTACAAGGCCCTTCGGGCGGACTTCGTCAAAGGCCTGAGGATCCGCTCGAACCGCTTCGGCGTGGAGCCGGAGCTGACTGCCAAGCTCGCGAAGATGCGCGCGCGGATCTACGAGGTGCCGATCTCCTACGCCGGGCGCGGATACTGGGAGGGCAAGAAGATCCGCTGGACCGACGGGGTGGTGGCCCTGTGGACGATCCTGAAGTACGGCATCGTCGACGACCAGGACAACGCCGACGCGGGGTACCAGACCTTGCTCCGGCTGGGCCGCGCGGAGCGGTACAACCGCTGGATGTTCCGGCAGCTCGCCCCCCACCTCGGGAAGCGAGTCCTGGAAATCGGCTCCGGTATCGGGAACCTCACGCGGTACCTGGTCGGACGGGAGTTCGTGCTGGCCACCGACCTCAACCCGCGGTACCTCCGGATCCTGGCCAACACGTTCGAGCGCCACACCCGGGTCCACGTCCTCCCGCTGGACCTGGCCGACTTCGATCCCGCCGCGCTCGCGGCCTACCGGCTCGACACCATCGTGTGCCTCAACGTCCTCGAGCACATCGAGGACGACCGACAGGCGCTCCGGCGGCTCTTCGACATCCTGGTGCCGGGCGGACGGCTCCTCCTGCTCGTCCCCGCCCACCGGCGCCTCTATGGCGCCATCGACCGGTCGATCCACCACTACCGGCGATACGAGCGGAGCGAGCTGGTCGAGCGCTTGCAGGAGGCCGGCTTCCGGGCGGAGGACACGACCTTCTTCAACCGCCTGGGGGTGGCCGGGTGGTACCTCAACAGCGTCCTGCTCCGCCGGACCCGGGTGCCGGGGTTTCAGCTCCGGGTCCAGAACTTCCTGGTACCATTCCTCCGCGCGGAAGCGGCGCTGCGACTGCCCTTCGGACTGTCACTGATCGCGGTGGGCCGCAAGCCTTCGTAA
- a CDS encoding discoidin domain-containing protein: protein MSAAQRTRLSPAARFLLAVLLSAAAVRLALLWRPRLWFDEATVGIMGLAVLRGELPIYFFGQAFMGALGDAYLAAPVHYLLGASAFTLELVAVLQSLLWLGLVVGLAWHAFGPRAGLFTALCLAIPPDYLLYWSHEARPHYLLSMALGTLALLVALRAPLRPPRRAALGAGLLGFVLGLAFWTNFLSLVFFPAVAVLLLTRGVRLRMVPVALVALPTFVLGSLPHWLYGLPHDTAFPPAGDRISAPELLAHALAFARVAWPTLAGVPRPLRDSVGEAAIGLGLARGALSLALGLLYGAAVISTIRAIRRAGPAGRSLSLALVALVVVSVGVAVGTEYGESLEGDPRYLLPLYTALPILVGRWLASLAATRAAAAMVTALLAIHAIDAATGSLRVFMPEMGAAVNADVVSRRATIASLERAELRRLYAPDFGLRILTFTSRERVIFSSPYEEIYPRYALAVDGAPAPGWWLGGRSALFEENLRALGVRFAYRELGPYAQAYVDFELPEQALRELDPGRLRATASEGPAVADRILDRDAATLWSTVRPQAGGEWIQLDLGRPEPIAMVRWLPGTYQEVPTGLRLEASLDGRAWQRLLEVPRYFGPLYWSAGRPMGRVRSGRVELRTPPTPARYLRITQTGRNPRWPWTIRELFAYAACPVAPAARPVDDATLARAIGAAGVTRLYADHGWGSRVALADPEIRIVPANLHLDAYGFDGAAADLMAPPVRWDSRSGALLEPADVEGFTAMARAGGLGFRSRSIGGLTLFTHAAPPPRPGTPLPVSALRATASRNPDQAPRAVDGDPRTGWASGHPQTPGDWVRIDLARPHLVRAVRLWTASAADTPRGVDLEGSTDGVTWRPIGVETHTEGLLRWGGITLLRDRAEALRLDFAPMTLRALRLTLTRVDPAFDWAIDELAVFAAE, encoded by the coding sequence ATGTCGGCAGCTCAGCGGACTCGGCTGTCGCCGGCGGCGCGCTTCCTGCTGGCGGTCCTCCTCTCGGCTGCGGCGGTGCGCTTGGCTCTCCTGTGGCGGCCGCGCCTGTGGTTCGACGAGGCGACCGTCGGGATCATGGGACTCGCCGTCCTACGCGGCGAGCTGCCGATCTACTTCTTCGGCCAGGCGTTCATGGGCGCGCTCGGCGACGCCTATCTGGCCGCCCCCGTCCACTACCTTCTCGGCGCCTCCGCCTTCACGCTCGAGCTCGTCGCGGTGCTGCAGTCTCTTCTCTGGCTGGGCCTCGTCGTGGGTCTCGCCTGGCACGCCTTCGGCCCCCGCGCGGGCCTCTTCACCGCGCTCTGCCTCGCGATCCCCCCCGACTACCTCCTCTACTGGTCTCACGAGGCGCGTCCGCACTACCTGCTCTCGATGGCGCTGGGCACGCTGGCCCTGCTCGTCGCTCTGCGCGCGCCCCTGAGGCCCCCGCGCCGCGCCGCGCTCGGCGCCGGTCTTCTCGGCTTCGTCCTCGGCCTCGCCTTCTGGACGAACTTCCTGTCGCTCGTCTTCTTCCCGGCGGTGGCCGTCCTCCTGCTGACCCGGGGCGTCCGGCTGCGGATGGTCCCGGTCGCCCTGGTGGCGCTCCCGACCTTCGTCCTGGGGAGCCTGCCGCACTGGCTCTATGGCCTTCCGCACGACACGGCCTTTCCCCCGGCCGGCGATCGCATCAGCGCTCCCGAGCTGCTGGCCCACGCCCTCGCATTCGCGCGGGTAGCCTGGCCCACGCTGGCCGGGGTTCCCCGCCCGCTGCGGGACAGCGTCGGCGAGGCCGCGATCGGCCTTGGCCTGGCGAGAGGCGCGCTGTCGCTGGCCCTTGGCCTCCTGTACGGCGCGGCCGTGATCTCGACCATCCGCGCGATCCGGCGCGCCGGCCCGGCCGGCCGCAGCCTGAGCCTCGCTCTCGTCGCGCTGGTCGTGGTGAGCGTGGGGGTGGCGGTGGGCACGGAGTACGGCGAGAGCCTCGAGGGCGATCCGCGCTACCTGCTTCCTCTCTACACGGCCCTCCCGATCCTGGTCGGCCGCTGGCTGGCGAGCCTGGCGGCCACCCGGGCGGCCGCCGCCATGGTGACGGCCTTGCTGGCGATCCACGCCATCGACGCGGCGACCGGCTCCCTTCGCGTGTTCATGCCCGAGATGGGCGCGGCGGTCAACGCCGACGTCGTGAGCCGGCGGGCGACGATCGCCTCCCTCGAGCGGGCCGAGCTGCGTCGCCTCTACGCGCCCGACTTCGGGCTGCGGATCCTCACCTTCACCTCCCGCGAGCGCGTCATCTTCTCGAGTCCCTACGAGGAGATCTATCCGCGCTACGCCCTCGCCGTCGACGGCGCCCCGGCGCCGGGCTGGTGGCTGGGAGGCCGCTCGGCCCTGTTCGAGGAGAACCTCCGGGCGCTGGGAGTCCGCTTCGCCTACCGCGAGCTGGGCCCCTACGCGCAGGCGTACGTGGACTTCGAGCTGCCGGAACAGGCGCTGCGGGAGCTCGACCCCGGGCGGCTCCGCGCCACCGCCAGCGAGGGCCCGGCGGTCGCCGACCGGATCCTCGACCGCGACGCGGCGACGCTCTGGAGCACTGTCCGGCCCCAGGCCGGCGGCGAATGGATCCAGCTCGACCTCGGACGGCCGGAGCCCATCGCGATGGTGCGCTGGCTGCCGGGCACATACCAGGAAGTGCCCACCGGCCTCCGGCTCGAGGCGTCGCTCGACGGCCGCGCGTGGCAGCGTCTCCTCGAGGTGCCGCGGTACTTCGGGCCGCTCTACTGGTCGGCGGGCCGCCCGATGGGCCGCGTGCGAAGCGGGCGCGTGGAGCTCCGGACGCCGCCGACGCCGGCGCGCTACCTCCGGATCACCCAGACCGGCCGGAACCCGCGCTGGCCCTGGACCATCCGCGAGCTCTTCGCCTACGCGGCGTGTCCGGTCGCGCCGGCCGCGCGGCCGGTGGACGACGCGACGCTGGCCCGCGCGATCGGCGCGGCGGGGGTGACGCGCCTCTACGCCGATCACGGGTGGGGGAGCCGCGTCGCCCTGGCCGACCCGGAGATCCGGATCGTGCCGGCGAATCTCCACCTCGACGCGTACGGGTTCGACGGAGCCGCCGCCGACCTCATGGCGCCGCCGGTCCGCTGGGATTCGAGGTCCGGCGCGCTCCTCGAGCCGGCCGACGTGGAAGGCTTCACGGCCATGGCGCGGGCCGGCGGCCTCGGGTTCCGGTCACGCTCGATCGGAGGTCTCACCTTGTTCACGCATGCCGCCCCGCCGCCGCGGCCGGGGACGCCGCTGCCGGTATCGGCTCTCCGCGCGACCGCCTCGCGCAATCCCGATCAGGCCCCGCGCGCCGTGGACGGCGATCCGCGCACCGGCTGGGCGAGCGGGCATCCGCAGACACCGGGTGACTGGGTGCGGATCGATCTCGCGCGACCCCACCTGGTGCGGGCGGTGCGCCTGTGGACCGCGTCGGCGGCCGACACGCCCCGCGGCGTGGACCTCGAAGGCTCGACCGACGGCGTGACCTGGCGGCCCATCGGTGTCGAGACGCACACCGAGGGATTGCTCCGGTGGGGCGGCATCACGCTCCTTCGCGACCGGGCCGAGGCGCTTCGCCTGGACTTCGCCCCAATGACGCTCCGGGCGCTCCGGCTCACGCTCACGCGCGTCGATCCCGCATTCGACTGGGCCATCGACGAGCTGGCGGTCTTCGCCGCCGAGTAG
- a CDS encoding NAD-dependent epimerase/dehydratase family protein translates to MRTLVTGGTGFTGSHLVRRLLERGHEVRVLDAARGLAHDELSRAGAQITLGSVTDAALVDRLVAGTDLVFHLAAAFRQINLPKRAYWEINAQGTRHIAEACLRHHVRRLVYCSTQGVHGHIKDVPGHEGSPIAPEDYYQQTKYEGEVALWEVARHGLEATVIRPMGIYGPGDPGRFLMLFRAVRRGRFLMFGDGEVFYHPCYIDNLVDAFELAAEGPKAVGETYLIGDDRYVSLNELVRETGASLGVDVKIVYLPYAPLWMASALCEAVCRPLGVEPPLFRRRAEWFRQTRAFSIDKARRELGFVPQVPLAEGLRRTAAWYRDHGYI, encoded by the coding sequence ATGCGCACGCTCGTCACGGGCGGCACCGGGTTCACCGGAAGCCACCTGGTCCGCCGTCTGCTCGAGCGAGGTCACGAGGTGCGGGTCCTGGACGCCGCCCGAGGACTCGCGCACGATGAGCTCAGCCGGGCCGGCGCGCAGATCACGCTCGGCAGCGTGACGGACGCCGCGTTGGTGGACCGGCTGGTCGCCGGCACCGATCTGGTGTTCCACCTCGCCGCGGCCTTCCGTCAGATCAACCTGCCCAAGCGCGCCTACTGGGAGATCAACGCCCAGGGCACCCGCCACATCGCCGAGGCCTGCCTGCGTCATCATGTCCGGCGCCTGGTTTACTGTTCGACGCAGGGCGTCCACGGTCACATCAAGGACGTCCCCGGCCACGAGGGCTCGCCGATCGCGCCCGAGGACTACTACCAGCAGACGAAGTACGAAGGAGAGGTCGCCCTGTGGGAAGTGGCTCGGCACGGGCTCGAGGCGACCGTGATCCGCCCCATGGGCATCTACGGGCCGGGCGATCCCGGGCGCTTTCTGATGCTGTTCCGCGCGGTCCGCCGGGGACGGTTTCTCATGTTCGGCGACGGCGAGGTCTTCTACCACCCCTGCTACATCGACAACCTGGTGGACGCCTTCGAGCTGGCCGCCGAGGGACCGAAGGCGGTCGGGGAGACCTACCTCATCGGAGACGACCGCTACGTGTCGCTGAACGAGCTGGTGCGGGAGACCGGCGCGAGCCTCGGGGTCGACGTCAAGATCGTGTACCTGCCCTACGCCCCGCTCTGGATGGCTTCGGCGCTCTGCGAGGCCGTGTGCCGGCCGCTCGGCGTCGAGCCCCCGTTGTTCCGCCGCCGGGCCGAATGGTTCCGGCAGACCCGGGCCTTCAGCATAGACAAGGCGCGCCGAGAGCTCGGCTTCGTCCCCCAGGTCCCGCTGGCCGAGGGGCTTCGACGCACGGCGGCGTGGTACCGGGATCACGGCTATATCTGA
- the asnB gene encoding asparagine synthase (glutamine-hydrolyzing), with protein sequence MCGIAGVLEYREGHTVPGHLLEAMGKVIEHRGPDQGGIYQDGPVGLVARRLKIIDLSPAGSQPIANEDGSIQLVYNGEMFNHEALRRELEVLGHKFRGRCDSEVVVHAYEAWGPRCVERFRGFFAFGLWDGPRRQLVLARDRIGIKPLYYVERPDRLVFGSEIKAILEHADVPRAMDLQSAYHYLGYEFVPGPATMFQGITKLPPGSILVARDGRLEVQPYWELRFFDTALDPEALERRVRDACRDAVHAWMMSDVPEGVFLSGGLDSTAVLAFAREATSGPLPTFTIGYADPSFSEWEYAREAARYYGTEHREITIAPITPAVIEEAVWHLDEPMTDLSALPLFLLCQEARRDVTVCLSGEGGDEVFVGYDRFVASKAEPLYRLLPRPLRRGIIEPLVTRLPDQEQKKGPLVVLRRFIEGARLDPEGGHMRWQYFGSPELDARLFRETVLRSVDRDRFAPIRRARERCNSPRRLDREIFVDTRFTMPDSVLMKVDKMSMAHALEVRVPLLDHHLVELAATIPPRLKFPGFRTRAIYRKALRGVLPPRILTRGKQGYSLPLKQWLRQELRDYTIRLLNGSEVIRAYFDRDGVNWMMAEHLARRANHNHTLWALVNLALWHRRFIEGV encoded by the coding sequence ATGTGCGGGATCGCCGGCGTCCTCGAGTACCGCGAAGGGCACACGGTCCCCGGCCATCTCCTGGAGGCCATGGGGAAGGTCATCGAGCACCGGGGACCCGACCAGGGCGGGATCTACCAGGACGGACCGGTCGGCCTGGTGGCGCGGCGACTCAAGATCATCGACCTCTCGCCGGCGGGCTCCCAGCCGATCGCCAACGAGGACGGCTCGATCCAGCTCGTCTACAACGGCGAGATGTTCAACCACGAGGCGCTCCGGCGAGAGCTCGAGGTGCTCGGGCACAAGTTCCGGGGCCGCTGCGACAGCGAGGTCGTGGTCCACGCCTACGAGGCGTGGGGACCCCGGTGCGTCGAGCGCTTCCGCGGCTTCTTCGCCTTCGGCCTGTGGGACGGACCGCGGCGGCAGCTCGTGCTCGCCCGCGATCGGATCGGGATCAAGCCGCTCTACTACGTGGAGCGGCCCGACCGGCTCGTCTTCGGCTCCGAGATCAAGGCGATCCTCGAGCACGCGGACGTCCCCCGGGCGATGGATCTCCAGTCCGCCTACCACTACCTCGGGTACGAATTCGTGCCGGGGCCGGCCACCATGTTCCAGGGAATCACGAAGCTCCCGCCCGGGTCCATCCTGGTGGCGCGCGACGGTCGGCTCGAGGTCCAGCCCTACTGGGAGCTCCGGTTCTTCGACACCGCCCTCGACCCGGAGGCCCTCGAGCGCCGTGTCCGCGACGCGTGCCGCGACGCGGTCCATGCCTGGATGATGTCCGACGTGCCGGAGGGCGTCTTCCTGTCCGGCGGCCTCGACTCCACCGCGGTCCTGGCCTTCGCGCGCGAAGCCACCTCGGGGCCGCTGCCGACCTTCACGATCGGCTACGCGGATCCGTCGTTCAGCGAGTGGGAGTACGCGCGGGAGGCCGCGCGCTACTACGGCACGGAACACCGAGAAATCACCATCGCCCCGATCACGCCGGCGGTCATCGAGGAGGCGGTCTGGCACCTGGACGAGCCGATGACCGATCTCTCGGCCCTCCCGCTCTTCCTGCTCTGCCAGGAGGCGCGCCGGGACGTCACCGTCTGCCTGTCGGGGGAAGGGGGCGACGAGGTGTTCGTCGGCTACGACCGCTTCGTGGCCTCCAAGGCCGAGCCGCTCTACCGGCTCCTGCCCCGACCGCTTCGCCGCGGGATCATCGAGCCCCTGGTGACGCGCCTGCCCGACCAGGAGCAGAAGAAAGGCCCGCTGGTCGTCCTCCGGCGCTTCATCGAGGGCGCGCGGCTCGACCCGGAGGGCGGCCACATGCGCTGGCAGTACTTCGGATCGCCGGAGCTCGACGCGCGCCTCTTCCGGGAGACCGTGCTCCGCTCGGTCGACCGCGACCGGTTCGCGCCCATTCGGCGGGCCCGCGAGCGGTGCAACTCGCCGCGGCGGCTGGACCGGGAAATCTTCGTGGACACGCGCTTCACGATGCCCGACTCGGTCCTCATGAAGGTCGACAAGATGTCCATGGCCCACGCGCTGGAGGTCCGGGTGCCGCTCCTGGACCATCATCTCGTCGAGCTCGCCGCCACGATTCCGCCGCGGCTCAAGTTCCCCGGCTTCCGGACGCGGGCCATCTACCGCAAGGCGCTCCGCGGCGTCCTGCCGCCCCGGATCCTGACCCGCGGCAAGCAGGGATACAGCCTGCCTCTCAAGCAGTGGCTCCGGCAGGAGCTCCGCGACTACACGATCCGACTGCTGAACGGCTCGGAGGTCATCCGAGCATACTTCGACCGCGACGGCGTGAACTGGATGATGGCCGAGCACCTCGCGCGCCGCGCCAACCACAACCACACCTTGTGGGCGCTCGTCAATCTGGCGCTGTGGCACCGGCGGTTCATCGAGGGAGTGTAG